One genomic segment of Hordeum vulgare subsp. vulgare chromosome 2H, MorexV3_pseudomolecules_assembly, whole genome shotgun sequence includes these proteins:
- the LOC123427548 gene encoding BEACH domain-containing protein C2 isoform X2, whose protein sequence is MSTGTPTMPPETSPPLRSRHRPPGVPAAAPQEVVQAVDAAVMGDRGGRVDCLLEMVSEGQGELPHYVVDVLLGTMGGVDDLDEVRDTTGTGTSPSIMSNSRAAITAAELLPHLPCSDEPSPRTRMAIGLHAALGACTRNRAMCSSSGLLSVLLESAEKLFVGTGQSSTSSWDGTPLLQCIQLLGGHSLSVKDLHSWLGLVKKALGTSWATPLILALEKAMGSEEARGPAATFEFDGESSGLLGPGDSRWPFSSGYGFATWIYIESFSDTLSTATAAAAIAAAAAATSGKSSAMSAAAAASALAGEGTTHMPRLFSFLSSDNQGVEAYFHGQFLVVESGGGKGKKASLHFTYAFKPQRWYFVGLEHTNKHGLLGKGDSELRLYVDGSLHESRAFDFPRISKPLAFCCIGTNPPPTIAGLQRRRRQCPLFAEMGPIYIFREPIGPDRMSRLALRGGDILPTFGNGAGFPWKATNDHIKNMTEESFALNHEIGGCLHLLYHPSLLSGRFCPDASPSGSSGTHRRPAEVLGLVHVSPRVRPAESLWALAYGGPMALLPLTVSSVQMDTLEPALGELSLSLATASLSSPILRIISLAIQHPGNNEELCRTYAPELLSRVLHYLLQASSELGSGEEEGVTNEELVAAIVSLCQSQRNNHELKVQLFRTLLLDLKMWSSCNYGLQKKLLSSLADMVFTESICMRDANALQMLLDGCRRCYWAIREPDSIDNLPLTGTKRSLGEVNALIDELLVVIELLLGAVSSTAASDDVCSLIGFIVDCPQPNQVARLLHLIYRLIVQPNISRANMFAHSFICSGGVEALLVLLQREAKAGNNHILDNSANLSECDVLSNEGSDAKATTGEGYCQDDESQLAEQHESIVHDDTEQEAAKTNGASFKTLGAKIGRKISNSENQLVKNLGGINFSITADNVRNNVYNVDKGDGIVVGIIRILGALVASGHLKFASSSSNPNLPDGLLTTVHDEGNTMSEDRVSLLLFALQKAFQAAPRRLMTANVYMALISAAINVSSADENLNLYDCGHRFEHIQLLLVLLRTLPYASRSFQARAIQDILFLACSHPENRTTMTTIAEWPEWILEVLIYNHEKGSKKYVDGVSIGEIEDLVHNFLIIMLEHSMRQKDGWREVEATIHCAEWLSMVGGSSTGEQRLRREQSLPIFKRRLLGDLLDFSARELQVQTEVIAAAAAGVAAEGLSPEEAKVQAENAAHLSVALAENAIVILMLVEDHLRTQGQHFCVSRVLNSVLSSTSIASSAPSRSNSLSRAGSEHIDAGLSRRSSLSSDAGGLPLDVLTSMADANGQISAAVMERLTAAAAAEPYESVKHAFVSYGSCIADLAESWKYRSRLWYGVGVPSKSDLFGGGGSDSESWRSALEKDSNGNWVELPLVKKSLEVLQALLLDDSGLGGGLGIGGGSGPGMGVMAALYQLLDSDQPFLCMLRMTLVSMREDDNGEGDALLKNTSIKDVISEGSLGPFDGNSHSSTRKPRPALLWSVLGPILNMPITESKRQRVLVASSILYSEVWHAIGRDRSPLRKQYIELILPPFIAILRRWRPLLAGVHELTSYDGRNPLIADDRALAADALPIEAALSMISPGWAAAFASPPVAMALAMMAAGASGTETVTPRRNTLSRHDTSLPERKAAARLQTFSSFQKPVETNHNKPGSTPKDKAGVKAAALAATRDLERTAKIGSGRGLSAVAMATSGQRRSASDIDRAKRWNTSEAMSAAWMECLQSADSKPVSGREFSTLSYKYVAILVSGFAFARNLQRVEMERQTQVDVLNRHRASTGVRAWRHLLHCLTEMGRLYGPFEEPMCTPDRIFWKLDFTESSSRMRRFMKRNYKGSEHLGAAADYDDRKLLSAAVQSNERNPKGADSSLTDTIPSTAPVVIAEAMSVDDRNEDIEQLESDTTHNSADQLQSSSADQQSMKRSVDSRSSGISADRNLVRSTVVAPGYVPTEADERIIVELPSLMVRPLKVVRGTFQVTSKRINFIIDEHASDSNVDDHASTSSQCYQQDKDRSWLISSLHQIYSRRYLLRRSALELFMVDRSNFFFDFGDMEARKNAYRAIIHTKPPNLNDIFLATQRAEQILKRTQLMERWANWEISNFEYLMELNTLSGRSYNDITQYPVFPWIIADYQSKVLNLDDPSAYRDLSKPIGALNPARLKKFQERYSTFEDPIIPKFHYGSHYSSAGTVLYYLFRMEPFTTLSIQLQGGKFDHADRMFSDLSGTWDSVLDDMSDVKELVPEMFYLPEVFTNINSIDFGTTQLGGKLDSVELPPWAENPVDFVHKHRKALESEHVSTHLHHWIDLIFGYKQRGKDAVMANNVFFYITYEGTVDIDKIADPVQRRAMQDQIAYFGQTPSQLLTVPHMKRKSLTDVLQLQTIFRNPSELKSYVLPNPERCNVPASTMLVSNDSIVVVDMNVPAAHIALHQWQPNTPDGQGAPFLFHHGRNAASSTSGAFMRMFKGSTSSGEDYEFPRAIAFAASAIRSSAIVAVTFDKDIITGGHADCSVKLISPDGAKTIESASGHLAPVTCLALSPDSNYLVTGSRDTTVILWRIHQAGFIHKKNPPEPPPATPRTPRSPLPTSPSSMSNLLETRKCRIEGPMHVLRGHLGEVISCAVSPDLGLVVSSSNMSGVVLHSLRTGRLIRKIHVAEAHFVSLSSQGIILVWSESKKRLSSFTVNGVPIATSVLSPFSGGVSCIEISMDGHFALIGTCSSSHYKCEDNTEPGKQSRKADISEQTEIGQSVHVPSICFVDLHKLKVFHTLELGKGQDITAIALNKENTNLLVSTADKGLMVFTDPALSLKVVDQMLRLGWEGDGLLQS, encoded by the exons ATGAGCACGGGCACGCCCACGATGCCGCCGGAGACTTCGCCACCGCTGAGGAGTCGGCATCGGCCTCCCGGAGTGCCAGCTGCCGCGCCGCAGGAGGTGGTGCAGGCCGTGGATGCGGCGGTCATGGGCGATCGTGGAGGCCGGGTGGACTGCCTCCTCGAGATGGTCTCTGAGGGGCAGGGCGAGCTACCGCACTACGTCGTCGATGTTCTGCTCGGAACCATGGGCGGCGTGGATGACCTCGACGAGGTTAGGGACACCACTGGCACTGGTACTTCCCCGAGCATCATGTCCAACTCGCGCGCCGCCATCACTGCCGCTGAGCTCCTGCCTCACCTCCCCTGCAGCGACGAGCCATCACCACGCACTCGTATGGCTATTGGCCTGCACGCCGCGCTAGGGGCCTGCACCCGCAACCGTGCCATGTGCTCTTCCTCAGGCCTCCTATCCGTGCTCCTTGAGTCTGCAGAGAAGCTGTTCGTTGGAACAGGCCAGAGTAGCACTAGTAGCTGGGACGGGACACCACTGCTTCAGTGCATTCAGCTCTTGGGTGGCCACTCGCTTAGTGTGAAGGACCTCCATTCCTGGCTTGGCTTGGTTAAGAAGGCGCTCGGGACGAGCTGGGCCACACCACTGATCCTGGCACTTGAGAAAGCTATGGGCAGTGAGGAAGCAAGAGGTCCTGCCGCGACGTTTGAGTTTGATGGGGAGAGCTCTGGTCTGCTTGGTCCTGGCGATAGCAGGTGGCCCTTCTCGAGTGGCTATGGATTTGCTACTTGGATTTATATTGAATCATTCTCTGACACACTTAGCACAGCAACAGCCGCTGCTGCAATTGCCGCGGCTGCAGCAGCAACATCTGGAAAATCATCAGCAATGTCAGCAGCTGCAGCGGCCAGTGCCCTTGCAGGAGAAGGTACAACACACATGCCACGGCTTTTCAGCTTTCTCTCTTCGGATAACCAGGGTGTGGAGGCTTACTTCCATGGCCAATTCTTGGTGGTGGAGAGCGGGGGTGGGAAGGGCAAGAAGGCTTCTCTGCACTTCACTTATGCGTTCAAGCCTCAGCGCTGGTACTTTGTTGGGCTAGAGCACACAAACAAGCATGGTTTGCTTGGGAAGGGAGACAGTGAATTGAGATTGTATGTGGATGGTAGTCTGCATGAGAGCCGTGCTTTTGATTTCCCGCGCATATCGAAACCACTGGCATTTTGCTGCATTGGGACGAATCCACCACCAACTATTGCAGGCTTGCAAAGGCGTCGACGGCAATGCCCATTATTTGCCGAAATGGGCCCCATCTACATCTTCCGGGAGCCAATAGGGCCAGACAGAATGAGTCGGCTGGCACTCCGGGGAGGAGATATACTTCCTACTTTTGGAAATGGTGCAGGTTTTCCATGGAAGGCAACGAATGACCATATTAAGAACATGACAGAAGAGAGTTTTGCACTGAACCATGAGATTGGGGGCTGCTTGCACCTTCTTTATCACCCTAGTCTTCTCAGTGGCCGTTTTTGTCCAGATGCTTCCCCTTCTGGTTCATCag GAACTCATCGAAGGCCTGCAGAGGTTCTTGGATTGGTTCATGTTTCACCTCGTGTGCGGCCTGCGGAATCTTTGTGGGCCTTAGCTTATGGGGGTCCAATGGCTTTACTTCCATTGACTGTGAGCAGTGTGCAGATGGATACTCTTGAGCCTGCACTTGGTGAATTGTCATTGTCACTTGCCACTGCTTCCCTTTCTTCTCCAATCTTAAGGATTATTTCCCTGGCTATTCAACATCCTGGCAATAATGAAGAATTATGCCGTACATATGCACCTGAGCTTTTGTCACGCGTTTTACATTATCTGTTGCAAGCATCTTCAGAGCTGGGAAGTGGAGAAGAAGAGGGAGTGACTAATGAGGAGCTAGTCGCTGCAATTGTATCTTTGTGCCAATCTCAAAGAAATAATCATGAGCTTAAAGTGCAGCTTTTCAGGACTTTGCTGTTGGACTTGAAGATGTGGAGTTCATGCAACTACGGTTTACAGAAGAAGCTTCTGTCCTCACTTGCAGACATGGTATTTACTGAGTCTATTTGCATGCGAGATGCAAATGCATTGCAAATGCTTCTTGATGGCTGCAGAAGGTGTTACTGGGCTATTCGGGAACCAGATTCAATCGATAACTTACCACTTACTGGAACAAAGAGATCTTTGGGTGAAGTGAATGCTCTGATTGATGAGCTTTTGGTTGTTATTGAACTTCTGCTAGGAGCAGTATCTTCCACAGCTGCTTCGGACGATGTCTGCTCTTTGATTGGATTTATTGTTGACTGCCCACAACCTAATCAG GTAGCAAGGTTGCTTCACCTCATCTATAGGCTGATTGTGCAGCCTAACATTTCTAGAGCCAACATGTTTGCTCACTCATTCATATGTAGTGGTGGTGTGGAAGCACTTCTTGTTCTTCTACAGCGAGAAGCTAAAGCTGGCAATAACCATATTTTGGACAATAGTGCAAATTTAAGTGAATGTGATGTACTGAGTAATGAGGGTTCCGACGCAAAAGCTACAACCGGTGAAGGATATTGCCAGGATGATGAAAGTCAGTTAGCTGAACAGCACGAATCCATTGTTCATGACGACACTGAACAAGAAGCTGCAAAAACAAATGGTGCTTCTTTTAAGACGTTGGGAGCAAAAATAGGAAGGAAGATTTCCAACTCTGAAAATCAGCTCGTAAAGAATTTGGGTGGCATCAACTTCTCAATTACCGCTGATAACGTCCGGAATAATGTATACAATGTTGACAAAGGTGACGGAATCGTTGTTGGAATCATTCGCATTCTTGGTGCTCTAGTTGCATCAGGACACCTAAAATTTGCATCAAGTTCTTCAAATCCAAATTTACCCGATGGTCTTCTGACGACAGTTCATGACGAAGGAAATACTATGTCAGAAGACAGAGTATCACTGTTACTTTTTGCATTACAGAAAGCATTCCAAGCAGCCCCAAGGAGGCTTATGACCGCAAATGTCTATATGGCTTTAATTTCTGCTGCG ATTAATGTTtcttcagctgatgaaaatctgaACCTATATGATTGTGGCCACCGTTTTGAACACATTCAACTTTTGCTAGTGCTGCTCCGCACGCTTCCGTATGCATCAAGGTCATTCCAAGCTCGTGCTATACAG GATATTCTGTTTTTGGCTTGCAGTCATCCTGAGAATAGAACCACAATGACCACAATTGCAGAATGGCCAGAATGGATTTTAGAGGTTTTGATTTATAATCATGAG AAGGGTAGTAAGAAATATGTCGATGGTGTAAGCATTGGTGAGATTGAAGACCTTGTACATAATTTCCTGATTATCATGTTGGAGCATTCAATGCGACAAAAAGATGGGTGGAGG GAGGTGGAGGCTACAATTCATTGTGCAGAGTGGCTTTCAATGGTTGGAGGATCTAGCACTGGAGAACAACGGTTGag GCGCGAACAGTCATTACCAATTTTCAAAAGGAGATTATTAGGCGACCTACTTGATTTCTCTGCCAGGGAGCTTCAAGTTCAG ACTGAAGTAATTGCAGCGGCTGCTGCTGGTGTTGCTGCCGAGGGCTTGTCTCCTGAAGAAGCGAAAGTGCAAGCAGAAAATGCTGCTCATCTCTCAGTAGCACTAGCGGAAAATGCAATAGTTATCCTCATGCTTGTAGAAGATCATCTGAGGACACAAGGCCAACATTTTTGTGTGTCCCGTGTACTTAATAGTGTTTTATCTTCCACCTCCATTGCTTCGTCTGCTCCCAGTCGGTCAAATTCATTGAGCAGAGCTGGTAGTGAGCATATAGATGCTGGACTCTCAAGGCGGTCGTCTTTGTCCAGTGATGCTGGTGGCCTTCCACTAGAT GTGCTTACTTCTATGGCTGATGCAAATGGACAAATTTCTGCTGCCGTGATGGAGCGCcttacagcagcagcagcagctgagCCATATGAATCTGTCAAGCATGCCTTTGTGTCTTATGGGAGCTGCATTGCAGATCTTGCAGAAAGCTGGAAATACAGAAGCCGCTTATGGTACGGTGTAGGCGTTCCATCCAAATCTGATTTATTTGGTGGTGGTGGAAGTGATTCAGAATCTTGGAGATCTGCTTTAGAGAAGGATTCAAATGGGAATTGGGTTGAGCTTCCACTTGTGAAGAAATCACTCGAAGTGCTGCAGGCACTCTTGTTAGATGATTCTGGACTTGGCGGTGGTCTTGGTATTGGAGGGGGGTCTGGCCCTGGTATGGGGGTTATGGCTGCACTTTATCAGTTGCTAGACAGTGATCAGCCATTTCTTTGCATGCTCAGAATGACTCTTGTTTCGATGAGGGAGGATGACAATGGTGAAGGTGATGCTCTTTTGAAGAACACTAGTATAAAGGACGTCATATCAGAAGGAAGCCTGGGGCCATTTGATGGCAACAGTCACTCATCTACAAGGAAACCCCGGCCTGCACTTCTTTGGAG TGTGCTTGGCCCAATTCTGAACATGCCAATTACCGAGTCGAAGAGGCAGAGGGTGTTGGTTGCTTCCTCCATTCTCTATTCAGAG GTATGGCATGCTATTGGTAGGGACAGGAGCCCCCTAAGGAAACAGTACATTGAACTGATTCTACCACCATTTATAGCCATCCTAAGGAGGTGGCGTCCACTTTTGGCTGGTGTTCATGAGCTAACTTCTTATGATGGACGGAATCCACTCATTGCTGATGATCGTGCTCTGGCAGCAGATGCACTACCCATCGAG GCTGCTCTTTCAATGATATCGCCTGGCTGGGCTGCTGCTTTTGCCTCACCACCAGTTGCAATGGCATTAGCCATGATGGCTGCTGGTGCCTCCGGAACCGAAACAGTAACACCTCGAAGGAATACCTTGAGTAGGCATGACACTTCTTTGCCAGAGCGTAAAGCAGCAGCAAGATTACAGACCTTCTCAAGTTTCCAGAAGCCTGTTGAAACAAATCACAACAAGCCTGGGTCCACCCCAAAGGACAAAGCAGGAGTTAAAGCTGCGGCATTAGCTGCTACACGTGACCTTGAGCGGACTGCTAAGATTGGTTCAGGAAGGGGTCTTAGTGCTGTAGCAATGGCAACATCAGGACAGAGGAGAAGTGCAAGTGATATCGATCGTGCAAAGAGGTGGAATACATCTGAAGCTATGAGTGCTGCTTGGATGGAGTGCCTGCAATCAGCTGATTCTAAGCCTGTTTCAGGAAGAGAATTTTCAACTCTTTCATACAAATATGTTgcaattcttgtttctggttttgcCTTTGCACGAAACTTACAGCGAGTTGAG ATGGAGAGGCAAACACAAGTTGATGTGCTGAATCGGCATCGTGCATCAACTGGAGTTCGAGCATGGCGGCATCTTCTTCACTGCCTGACAGAGATGGGAAGATTATATGGACCTTTTGAAGAACCCATGTGTACTCCTGATCGG ATTTTCTGGAAATTAGATTTTACTGAAAGTTCTTCAAGAATGAGAAGATTTATGAAAAGGAACTATAAGGGATCTGAGCATTTGGGTGCAGCTGCTGATTATGATGATCGGAAGCTTCTTAGTGCTGCTGTGCAATCAAATGAACGCAACCCCAAGGGTGCAGATTCTTCATTAACAGACACTATTCCATCAACTGCGCCGGTAGTAATTGCTGAGGCCATGTCAGTGGATGACAGAAATGAGGACATTGAGCAGTTAGAATCTGACACTACTCACAACAGTGCTGATCAACTTCAGTCCTCATCAGCAGACCAACAATCCATGAAAAGATCAGTAGATTCAAGAAGTTCTGGCATTTCTGCCGATCGCAATTTGGTTCGATCCACAGTTGTTGCACCTGGATATGTGCCAACTGAAGCTGATGAGAGAATTATAGTTGAACTTCCATCATTGATGGTGCGACCATTGAAAGTTGTGCGTGGAACCTTCCAA GTAACATCAAAGAGGATTAACTTTATAATTGATGAGCATGCAAGTGACAGTAATGTGGATGATCATGCATCCACTAGTAGCCAATGTTATCAGCAAGATAAAGATCGGAGCTGGTTGATCTCTTCTCTACATCAGATATATAGCAGGCG GTACTTGTTACGACGAAGTGCTTTGGAATTATTTATGGTAGACAGGTCAAATTTCTTTTTTGATTTCGGG GATATGGAAGCACGAAAAAATGCTTATCGGGCGATTATTCACACCAAACCACCTAATTTGAATGACATTTTTCTAGCTACCCAG AGAGCCGAGCAAATCCTTAAAAGAACTCAGTTGATGGAGCGCTGGGCTAACTGGGAG ATTAGCAATTTTGAGTACTTGATGGAACTGAACACTCTTTCTGGGCGCAGTTATAACGACATAACTCAG TATCCTGTTTTCCCCTGGATAATAGCTGATTACCAGTCTAAAGTTTTGAATCTGGATGATCCTTCTGCATACCGTGATCTTTCAAAG CCTATTGGAGCACTAAACCCAGCACGACTAAAAAAGTTCCAAGAACGGTACTCGACGTTTGAGGATCCAATCATCCCCAAGTTCCATTATGGTTCACATTACTCCAGTGCCGGCACG GTCTTGTATTACCTTTTCAGGATGGAGCCCTTTACCACACTATCTATACAATTGCAAGGTGGCAAATTTGACCATGCTGATCGCATGTTTTCTGACCTTTCTGGCACATGGGATAGTGTTCTGGATGACATGAGTGACGTAAAAGAGCTA GTGCCAGAGATGTTTTACCTCCCTGAGGTATTTACCAATATAAATTCTATTGACTTCGGGACAACTCAACTTGGAGGAAAGCTAG ATTCTGTAGAGTTGCCTCCTTGGGCCGAGAACCCTGTTGATTTTGTCCACAAACACCGGAAGGCTCTTGAGAGTGAGCATGTCTCGACTCATTTGCATCACTGGATTGATCTAATATTCGG ATATAAACAGAGGGGTAAAGATGCAGTAATGGCCAACAATGTGTTCTTCTACATCACATATGAGGGAACTGTTGATATCGACAAAATTGCAGATCCG GTGCAACGGCGAGCCATGCAAGATCAAATAGCCTATTTTGGACAAACACCATCTCAATTGCTGACTGTCCCTCacatgaagagaaagtcattgacaGATGTCTTACAACTACAG ACCATATTCCGGAATCCAAGTGAACTTAAATCTTATGTACTGCCTAATCCAGAACGCTGCAATGTCCCAGCAAGTACCATGCTTGTATCAAATGATTCTATTGTAGTTGTAGATATGAATGTGCCCGCGGCGCATATTGCACTTCACCAGTGGCAACCAAATACTCCAGACGGCCAAGGGGCACCTTTCCTTTTTCATCATGGTAGAAATGCTGCAAGTTCAACAAGTGGTGCATTCATGCGTATGTTCAAAGGATCCACTAGTTCTGGAGAAGATTATGAGTTCCCAAGAGCTATAGCATTTGCTGCTTCTGCAATCCGTAGTTCAGCTATAGTTGCTGTCACCTTTGACAAAGACATCATCACTG GTGGGCATGCAGACTGTTCGGTGAAGTTGATCTCCCCAGATGGAGCAAAGACAATTGAAAGTGCTTCTGGGCATCTTGCTCCAGTGACCTGCCTTGCACTTTCCCCTGATAGCAACTACCTTGTGACGGGGTCTCGAGATACTACAGTTATACTCTGGAGGATTCATCAGGCAGGCTTTATACATAAGAAAAATCCTCCTGAACCTCCACCTGCAACACCAAGGACACCACGCAGCCCTCTTCCTACTAGTCCTAGTAGCATGAGCAACCTTTTAGAAACCAGGAAATGTCGAATCGAAGGTCCTATGCATGTGTTAAGAGGACACCTTGGAGAAGTAATTAGCTGTGCAGTTAGTCCAGACTTGGGACTTGTTGTATCCTCGTCAAACATGTCTGGTGTGGTGCTACATTCTTTGCGGACTGGTCGGCTGATAAGGAAGATTCATGTAGCGGAGGCGCATTTTGTATCCTTGTCTTCCCAGGGTATCATTTTGGTTTGGAGTGAATCGAAGAAAAGATTATCTAGCTTCACAGTCAATGGAGTCCCTATTGCCACCTCAGTTCTATCACCCTTTTCTGGGGGAGTTAGTTGCATTGAGATTTCTATGGATGGCCATTTTgccctcatcggaacttgttcatcCAGCCATTACAAGTGCGAGGACAATACTGAGCCTGGGAAACAAAGTCGCAAGGCTGATATATCTGAGCAAACTGAAATCGGGCAATCTGTTCATGTGCCTTCGATCTGCTTCGTTGATCTGCATAAACTTAAG GTATTTCATACACTGGAGCTGGGAAAGGGCCAGGACATCACAGCAATTGCATTAAACAAAGAGAACACTAATCTTCTAGTTTCTACTGCTGATAAGGGTCTAATGGTGTTCACTGATCCTGCT TTGAGCTTGAAGGTAGTGGATCAGATGCTACGCCTTGGCTGGGAAGGGGACGGACTTCTTCAGTCATGA